A single region of the Aeromonas hydrophila subsp. hydrophila ATCC 7966 genome encodes:
- the rplB gene encoding 50S ribosomal protein L2, with product MAIVKCKPTSPGRRHVVKIVNQDLYKGKPFAALLDKKDKSGGRNNNGRITTRHIGGGHKQHYRIVDFKRDKDGIPAKVERLEYDPNRTANIALVLYADGERRYILAPKGLKAGDAIASGADAAIKVGNTLPMRNIPVGSTVHAVEMKPGKGAQLARSAGTFIQILAREGNYVTLRLRSGEVRKVLAECRATIGEVGNSEHMLRQLGKAGANRWRGIRPTVRGMAMNPVDHPHGGGEGRNKGMQPVSPWGQKAKGFKTRKNKRTDKYIVRRRNK from the coding sequence ATGGCAATCGTTAAGTGCAAGCCTACTTCTCCGGGCCGCCGCCACGTCGTCAAGATCGTCAACCAAGACCTGTACAAGGGCAAGCCCTTTGCAGCTCTGCTGGACAAGAAAGACAAGTCCGGTGGTCGTAACAACAACGGCCGCATCACCACCCGTCACATCGGCGGTGGTCACAAGCAACACTACCGTATCGTCGACTTCAAGCGCGACAAAGACGGTATCCCGGCCAAAGTAGAGCGCCTGGAATACGATCCTAACCGTACCGCAAACATCGCCCTGGTGCTGTATGCAGACGGTGAGCGTCGTTACATCCTGGCTCCGAAAGGCCTGAAAGCTGGTGATGCAATCGCTTCTGGTGCTGATGCCGCAATCAAGGTAGGTAACACCCTGCCGATGCGCAACATCCCGGTCGGTTCTACCGTTCACGCTGTTGAGATGAAGCCTGGTAAAGGTGCCCAGCTGGCTCGTTCCGCTGGTACTTTCATCCAGATCCTGGCTCGTGAAGGTAACTATGTAACTCTGCGTCTGCGTTCCGGCGAAGTACGTAAAGTTCTGGCCGAGTGCCGCGCCACCATCGGTGAAGTTGGTAACTCCGAGCACATGCTGCGTCAACTGGGTAAAGCCGGTGCAAACCGCTGGCGTGGTATTCGTCCGACCGTTCGCGGTATGGCGATGAACCCGGTCGACCACCCGCACGGTGGTGGTGAGGGTCGCAACAAGGGCATGCAGCCTGTGTCCCCATGGGGCCAGAAGGCTAAAGGCTTCAAGACCCGTAAGAACAAGCGTACCGACAAGTACATCGTACGTCGTCGTAACAAGTAA
- the rpsS gene encoding 30S ribosomal protein S19, with protein MPRSLKKGPFIDLHLLKKVEKAVESGDKKPVKTWSRRSMIIPNMIGLTIAVHNGRQHVPVFVTEEMIGHKLGEFAPTRTYRGHAADKKAKKR; from the coding sequence ATGCCACGTTCTCTCAAGAAGGGTCCATTTATTGACCTGCACTTGCTGAAGAAGGTAGAGAAAGCGGTGGAAAGCGGGGATAAAAAGCCGGTTAAGACCTGGTCCCGTCGTTCAATGATCATCCCGAACATGATCGGTTTGACCATCGCTGTCCATAATGGTCGTCAGCACGTTCCGGTTTTCGTTACCGAAGAAATGATCGGTCACAAACTGGGTGAATTCGCACCGACTCGTACTTATCGCGGCCATGCTGCTGATAAGAAGGCTAAGAAGCGCTAA
- the rplV gene encoding 50S ribosomal protein L22, producing the protein MEAIAKHRYARTSAQKARLVADQVRGLSVDKALNILTFSPKKAAALVKKVLESAIANAEHNEGADIDALRVATIMVDEGPSMKRIRPRAKGRADRILKRTAHITVVVSDAKAGR; encoded by the coding sequence ATGGAAGCTATCGCTAAACACCGTTATGCCCGTACTTCTGCCCAGAAAGCTCGTCTGGTAGCCGATCAAGTACGTGGTCTGTCCGTAGACAAGGCTCTGAACATCCTGACCTTCAGCCCGAAAAAGGCTGCAGCTCTGGTGAAGAAAGTGCTGGAATCTGCCATTGCAAACGCTGAGCACAACGAAGGCGCCGATATCGACGCGCTGCGTGTTGCTACTATCATGGTCGACGAAGGTCCCTCCATGAAGCGCATCCGTCCGCGTGCCAAAGGTCGTGCGGATCGTATCCTCAAGCGTACCGCTCACATCACCGTAGTGGTATCCGACGCTAAGGCTGGGAGATAA
- the rpsC gene encoding 30S ribosomal protein S3: MGQKVHPNGIRLGITKPWNSTWFANTKDFADNLYSDFQVRQFLTKELKNASLSKITIERPAKSIRVTIHTARPGVVIGKKGEDVEKLRKAVAAIAGVPAQINISEVRKPELDGKLVADSITSQLERRVMFRRAMKRAVQNAMRLGAKGIKVEVSGRLGGAEIARTEWYREGRVPLHTLRADIDYATSEAHTTYGVIGVKVWIFKGEVLGGLAAVNAAAAQEQAPAKPKRDNKRRAAK, from the coding sequence ATGGGTCAGAAAGTACATCCTAATGGCATTCGCCTGGGTATTACCAAGCCTTGGAATTCTACCTGGTTCGCGAACACCAAAGACTTCGCTGACAACCTGTACAGCGATTTTCAAGTACGCCAGTTCCTGACCAAGGAACTGAAAAACGCGTCCTTGTCCAAGATCACCATCGAGCGTCCGGCCAAGAGCATCCGTGTGACCATTCACACCGCTCGTCCGGGTGTTGTGATCGGTAAGAAAGGCGAAGACGTTGAGAAACTGCGCAAAGCTGTAGCCGCAATTGCTGGCGTGCCTGCTCAGATCAACATTTCCGAAGTCCGCAAGCCGGAGCTGGATGGCAAACTGGTTGCCGACAGCATCACTTCCCAGCTGGAGCGTCGTGTAATGTTCCGTCGTGCTATGAAGCGCGCCGTACAGAACGCAATGCGCCTGGGTGCCAAGGGCATCAAAGTGGAAGTTTCCGGTCGTCTGGGCGGCGCTGAAATCGCGCGTACCGAATGGTACCGTGAAGGTCGTGTGCCGTTGCACACCCTGCGTGCCGACATCGACTACGCAACTTCTGAAGCCCACACCACTTACGGTGTGATCGGCGTTAAAGTTTGGATCTTCAAGGGCGAAGTTCTGGGCGGTCTGGCTGCTGTTAATGCCGCTGCTGCTCAAGAGCAAGCTCCTGCAAAGCCCAAGCGTGACAACAAGCGCCGCGCTGCTAAGTAA
- the rplP gene encoding 50S ribosomal protein L16 codes for MLQPKRTKFRKTHKGRNRGLANSGNEVSFGTFGLKATSRGQLTARQIEAARRAMTRHVKRQGKIWIRVFPDKPITEKPLEVRMGKGKGNVEYWVCPIQPGKVLYEMDGVPEALAREAFALAAAKLSVQTTFVIKTVM; via the coding sequence ATGTTGCAACCAAAGCGTACTAAATTCCGCAAGACCCACAAGGGTCGTAACCGCGGTCTGGCCAACTCTGGTAACGAAGTATCCTTCGGTACCTTTGGCCTGAAGGCGACATCCCGTGGTCAACTGACTGCTCGTCAAATCGAAGCAGCCCGTCGTGCCATGACCCGTCACGTTAAGCGTCAAGGCAAGATCTGGATCCGTGTGTTCCCGGACAAGCCCATCACCGAAAAGCCCCTCGAAGTTCGTATGGGTAAAGGTAAGGGTAACGTGGAATACTGGGTTTGCCCGATCCAGCCTGGCAAGGTTCTGTACGAGATGGATGGTGTACCTGAGGCTCTGGCGCGTGAAGCGTTTGCCCTGGCCGCAGCTAAGCTGTCCGTTCAGACCACTTTCGTAATTAAGACGGTGATGTGA
- the rpmC gene encoding 50S ribosomal protein L29 has translation MKAQDLRQKSVEELNQELLGLLREQFNMRMQASTGQLAQTHTLKQVRRDVARIKTVLTEKAGA, from the coding sequence ATGAAAGCCCAAGATCTGCGTCAAAAGAGCGTCGAAGAACTGAACCAGGAGCTGCTGGGTCTGCTGCGTGAGCAATTCAACATGCGCATGCAAGCTTCCACCGGCCAGCTGGCTCAGACTCACACTCTGAAACAAGTGCGTCGTGACGTCGCACGTATCAAGACTGTACTGACTGAGAAGGCAGGTGCGTAA
- the rpsQ gene encoding 30S ribosomal protein S17, protein MTDKIRTLQGRVISDKMDKSITVAIERKVKHPIYGKIIKRTTKLHVHDENNECKAGDLVEIRECRPLSKTKSWTLVAVVEKA, encoded by the coding sequence ATGACTGACAAGATCCGTACTCTGCAAGGTCGTGTAATCAGCGACAAGATGGACAAGTCCATCACTGTTGCTATCGAGCGCAAGGTAAAGCACCCGATCTACGGTAAGATCATCAAGCGCACTACCAAGCTGCACGTACATGATGAAAACAACGAATGCAAAGCTGGCGACCTCGTGGAAATCCGCGAATGCCGCCCGCTGTCCAAGACCAAGTCCTGGACCCTGGTTGCCGTTGTAGAAAAGGCCTAA
- the rplN gene encoding 50S ribosomal protein L14, with product MIQMQSMLGVADNSGARSVMCIKVLGGSHRRYAGIGDIIKVSIKEAIPRGKVKKGDVYNAVVVRTRKGVRRPDGSVIRFDNNAAVLLNNNQQPIGTRIFGPVTRELRNEKFMKIVSLAPEVL from the coding sequence ATGATCCAGATGCAAAGTATGCTGGGTGTTGCCGACAACTCCGGCGCTCGCAGTGTAATGTGTATTAAGGTTCTGGGTGGTTCGCACCGCCGTTACGCCGGCATCGGCGACATCATCAAGGTTTCCATCAAGGAAGCCATTCCTCGCGGTAAAGTGAAGAAAGGTGATGTGTATAACGCGGTGGTCGTACGCACCCGTAAAGGCGTTCGTCGTCCGGACGGCTCTGTCATCCGTTTCGACAACAATGCGGCTGTGTTGCTTAACAACAACCAACAGCCAATCGGTACTCGTATTTTTGGCCCGGTGACTCGTGAACTGCGTAATGAGAAGTTCATGAAGATTGTGTCCCTGGCACCCGAAGTACTGTAA
- the rplX gene encoding 50S ribosomal protein L24, whose protein sequence is MAAKIRREDEVIVLTGKDKGKRGKVTQVLIAKGKVIVEGINQVKKHQKPVPALGQAGGIVTKEAPIDVSNVALFNSATGKADRVGFRIEDGKKVRFFKSTGELVK, encoded by the coding sequence ATGGCAGCTAAAATCCGTCGCGAAGACGAAGTGATTGTTCTTACCGGCAAAGACAAGGGCAAGCGTGGCAAAGTCACTCAAGTCCTGATTGCAAAAGGTAAGGTAATCGTGGAAGGCATCAACCAGGTGAAGAAGCACCAGAAGCCGGTACCCGCACTGGGTCAGGCTGGCGGTATCGTCACCAAAGAAGCCCCCATCGATGTATCTAACGTAGCGCTGTTCAACTCTGCCACTGGCAAGGCTGACCGCGTTGGTTTCCGGATTGAAGACGGCAAAAAAGTCCGTTTCTTCAAATCCACCGGCGAACTTGTGAAGTAA